Proteins encoded by one window of Apus apus isolate bApuApu2 chromosome 15, bApuApu2.pri.cur, whole genome shotgun sequence:
- the ACOT8 gene encoding acyl-coenzyme A thioesterase 8 codes for MAAAGNAGGAAGGPGRPPPGDLRSVLITSVLNLERLELDLFRGRHHWVPATQRLFGGQIVGQALVAAARAVSRDEQVHSLHCYFVRAGDPKVPVLYEVERTRTGKSFSVRSVKAIQHGKPIFTCQASFQLSQGSPVQHQFTMPAVPPPEELLTQEELIQKFLQNPNLAEGYRKRLNKIQAEDVPIDIKPVNPPDILCSELQEPKQLFWVRARGYIGETDMKVHCCVAAYISDYAFLGTALLPHRQYRIRFMVSLDHSMWFHAPFRADHWMLYECESPWAGGCRGLVQGRLWRRDGVLAVTCAQEGVIRVEQTPNQSKL; via the exons ATGGCGGCGGCGGGGAACgccggcggggctgccgggggaCCGGGGCGGCCGCCGCCCGGGGACCTGCGCAGCGTGCTGATCACCAGCGTGCTGAACCTGGAGCGGCTGGAGCTCGACCTCTTCAG GGGCCGGCACCACTGGGTGCCCGCCACGCAGCGCCTCTTCGGCGGGCAGATCGTGGGGCAGGCCCTGGTGGCGGCCGCCCGCGCCGTTAGCCGCGACGAGCAGGTCCACTCGCTGCACTGCTACTTCGTGCGGGCAG GGGACCCCAAGGTGCCGGTGCTGTACGAGGTGGAGCGCACACGTACAGGGAAGAGCTTCTCTGTCCGTTCTGTGAAGGCCATCCAGCACGGAAAGCCTATCTTCACCTGCCAGGCCTccttccagctctcccagggGAGCCCCGTGCAGCACCAGTTCACCATGCCGGCCGTGCCACCCCCGGAGGAGCTGCTGACGCAAGAAGAGCTCATCCAGAAGTTCCTGCA GAATCCAAACTTGGCAGAGGGTTACCGAAAGCGTCTCAACAAGATTCAAGCTGAAGACGTGCCTATTGATATCAAGCCCGTGAACCCACCAGATATactctgctcagagctgcaggagccaaAGCAGCTGTTCTGGGTCCGAGCTCGAGGCTATATAG GAGAAACTGACATGAAGGTGCACTGCTGTGTGGCTGCCTACATCTCGGACTACGCCTTCCTGGGCACAGCCCTTCTCCCGCACCGGCAGTACCGCATCCGGTTCATGGTGTCCCTTGACCACTCCATGTGGTTCCACGCACCCTTCCGAGCGGACCACTGGATGCTGTATGAGTGCGAGAGCCCCTGGGCTG GCGGGTGCCGGGGACTGGTGCAGGGACGGCTGTGGCGCAGGGACGGGGTCCTGGCTGTTACCTGTGCGCAGGAAGGAGTCATCCGGGTGGAGCAGACACCAAACCAGAGCAAGCTGTAG
- the LOC127391126 gene encoding LOW QUALITY PROTEIN: zinc finger SWIM domain-containing protein 1-like (The sequence of the model RefSeq protein was modified relative to this genomic sequence to represent the inferred CDS: inserted 4 bases in 3 codons; deleted 1 base in 1 codon) has product HAGPGPRWGRRRRSNRLPGSVSRRAPPQAPPGPGRGSLLSCELAAGGRMASVSFQTAAMGRVFTRFPRALLVHRAGGPAGRALYVFLAAGPAPALRGXMARVVHLAVPPDESADSLSRMYGAFRAFSPAWAQPRVLLVGPGLXPAAELQLSIFHLCKHLQLQVQRLGLGPXAERRVLAALSDAVRAADASGRGEMHVLLRDLVPPDVLPQLHVDWLLDEEIWAVHREMSWGSSSDYFRDLETVTQGLSQVFSAGLSLETCITSLAQHYQKCVSKSPSDAAVFSAPPPYCSALPQSLPALGLHCKAAASLTAAKSPVVVLQSPSAAPQLSVSLQTDTPQTPPLRSKPVSLQSFLDPSSPAANLEATENPESASEEEIKQRTEERIKQSLIEVCSEPAARLCLSEFAVVQQSVQLIGSGEDALSVQVLEDAHKVDPKGLSSCTCHFNQAFQCPAGTSWLPCRHILAVLNSERKTLQPEMLSRQWQKGGHARQAGRDSADGLMEVLTSSWNESLDKSLVVSFLTAEISQLLTHCSKEEFECRYRTLRALADSWIGPYVEVKL; this is encoded by the exons CACGCCGGCCCGGGGCCCCGCTGGGGAAGGCGGCGCCGGAGCAACCGCCTCCCGGGGAGTGTGTCCCGGCGGGCCCCGCCAcaggccccgccgggccccggcCGCGGCTCCCTGCTGTCCTGCGAGCTGGCTGCGGGCGGCCGGATGGCCTCCGTCAGCTTCCAGACCGCCGCCATGGGCCGCGTCTTCACCCGCTTCCCGCGGGCGCTGCTGGTGCACCGGGCGGGCGGGCCCGCGGGACGGGCCCTCTACGTGTTCCTGGCGGCCGGGCCAGCCCCGGCGCTGCGGG CCATGGCCCGCGTGGTGCACCTTGCCGTGCCGCCGGACGAGTCGGCAGACAGCCTGTCCCGCATGTACGGCGCCTTTCGGGCtttcagccctgcctgggcacagccccgggtgctgctggtgggccCGGGCCT CCCCGCTGCCGAGCTGCAGCTCTCCATCTTCCACCTCTGCAagcacctgcagctgcaggtccaGCGGCTGGGCCTGGGGC GGGCTGAGCGCCGGGTCCTGGCTGCCCTGAGCGACGCCGTGCGCGCGGCCGACGCCAGCGGGCGCGGGGAGATGCACGTGCTGCTGAGAGACCTCGTGCCCCCCGACGTCCTGCCTCAGCTCCATGTCGACTGGCTGCTGGATGAGGAGATCTGGGCCGTGCACCGGGAGatgagctgggggagcagcagtgaCTACTTCAGGGATCTGGAGACAGTCACCCAAGGGCTGAGCCAGGTGTTCagtgctggactctctctggAGACCTGCATCACCTCCTTAGCTCAGCACTACCAGAAGTGTGTTTCTAAGAGCCCTTCTGATGCTGCAGTATTCTCCGCTCCCCCTCCTTattgctctgctcttccccaaAGCCTGCCTGCCTTGGGTCTGCACTGCAAGG cagcagcctccctcACAGCTGCCAAGAGTCCTGTGGTTGTTCTCCAGAGTccatcagcagctcctcagctctccGTGTCTCTTCAAACTGACACCCCTCAGACTCCTCCCCTCCGGAGCAAGCCTGTGAGCCTTCAGTCCTTCTTAGATCCTTCGTCTCCCGCAGCTAACCTGGAAGCCACAGAAAACCCAGAGAGTGCCAGCGAGGAGGAGATTAAACAAAGGACTGAAGAACGCATCAAGCAGTCTTTGATTGAAGTCTGCTCGGAGCCAGCGGCCAGGCTGTGCCTGAGCGAGTTCGCTGTGGTGCAGCAGTCGGTGCAGCTGATCGGCAGTGGGGAGGACGCTCTCAGCGTGCAGGTCCTGGAGGATGCCCACAAGGTGGACCCAAAAGGCCTGAGCAGCTGCACTTGCCACTTCAATCAGGCCTTCCAG TGCCCTGCCGGCACATCCTGGCTGCCCTGCCGGCACATCCTGGCTGTGCTGAACTCAGAGAGGAAGACACTGCAGCCAGAGATGCTCAGCAGACAGTGGCAGAAGGGAGGCCATGCCCGTCAGGCTGGGCGAGACAGTGCTGATGGCCTCATGGAGGTCCTGACAAGTTCCTGGAATGAGTCCTTGGATAAATCCCTGGTGGTGTCCTTCCTCACGGCGGAGATCAGCCAGCTCCTCACTCACTGCAGCAAGGAGGAGTTTGAGTGCAGGTACAGGACCCTGCGGGCACTGGCTGACAGCTGGATCGGGCCCTACGTGGAGGTGAAGCTCTAG